In Danaus plexippus chromosome 8, MEX_DaPlex, whole genome shotgun sequence, the sequence TTGAATCACACATAGAGCACCAACGGCCAGGCCGACCTGAGAAAATACAAAATCCTTTATTCAAATCAATTGATTTCAATTGCCAAAAAGGTAGAGCGATTGTCGTATAACTAAAATAGATACGGAGATTGCTCAAGAGATTATAAacgaaattttcaaattaatgggCTTTGTTTTTGCTGAAAATGCGCGCAGAAGGATATAAAACTGAATACAGACAACTAGCTACaggaatatttcaaatatgtcTACGCTGATACCTGTTTTTCTGCAAATACGAATTGGAATTGGTGCTCTCCCTGGTAACCGCCCCAGTAATGAAGCGCCACTGCCCCCACGGCTATCCACAGAAACACGCCGATGAAGTTCATCACAATTTCCGACATAGCTCTGTGTGGGAAAATACATTGCTATAATTTATGAaccgataaaaaatataggaatatTAAAACAGGAACAATAATTGCCAAAGCAACATTTCTTTCTGAATATATACGGTAGGAAGAAAATGGAGAATCTTTTTGCGTTTATAACATACATCTGGAACAATTGAAAGTACCAATCAAAACAAGACCCTAGTTGAAATATTGTCTTCTACAAAACATCTACTGTGTATGGCACATCAgcctataaaaacaaaaggttACAAAATTTgtgactatttaaaataaaacccgGACGTTaatcattattcaaatattggtCACGGCGGAGAATTGAACCCGAAATCCGTCAATTCATGTTCAAGCATTGCAACCGCTACGGTAGGCAGCTGTGTATTTTACCCACAAATAGAAGAAAGATATCAACTAATATTATCCTTCTCTGGTATAATCCATAAATTGATGCTAACGAGTGCCGACACAGGCAGAATCTGAAATAACCATTTTTATTTGCCCTCCCTCTAAATAAAGGAGTGTGATAAATTTGTTGTTACACTTAAAAAAACGCATCAACATTTGCTCAACTTGGAAGACGATTTTCCAATACGGTTATTGTTAAGTACATATGTcatactaaagaattattagttGCAACCTTTTATGTTCAGTCGTTCCAAAAAGGAATGTGACCACTTGAACGAGAGTGTAGATCAGGTAACCCACGATGACTCCAGAGGCCACTATCTCTGCGTCAGGGTTCTTCTCTTCGTTGAGGTTCCAGGTTCCACCAACGCCGAGAAACTCGCCATTGTAACCAGTTCGATACAGAACTAGAATCACTATGTTCAAGACCTGGAaggaaataatgatataaaatatatattttcgttcaaaattacaaacaaattgaAAGGAAGATCAAAATAATCAAGactatataacttttttcttGATATTAAAGCTTTATCTCATATTAACAAGATTGTTTATTTCTCTAAACATATCATAGCATCGGAAGTATTTACTCAAATACTATTACCGAGATAACAAACTGAATCACCTGTTTCTAACTAAACAGCGAATTTGTTACCGTTCTTATCAAATGACCTCataggaataatattttgtgtgtattttaatctctatacaatatatttggaTGTCTCGAAACATGTTTATGTAAGCCATAGCTTTTGTAGGTCATTTCGTATAcaactaacatatatataatacctcaaaaattgtaatttaaatactatcgATTTCTTTAGTTTCGCACGcaaacaaatgtttaaaacttaCTCTAGCCACATATATGCGTAGGTTTTACAAGCCACATTCTgacaaaattttctaattcttacaaaactttataatattcttatttatattattaacgtcTCATTGACAACAAAGTAGCTGTTTACAACTGATACTCAATAAAACTTGccaaatttaacttaatgtCATTCCTTTTAATGCTTCCTAATTGCTCATTGTTCATTGACAAAACAAAATAGGTAAGTCGTATAGTCTCGGCCTTTGGACGATTAGAAATTGCTATACGATCAATactgcaaaatattttacaatagccctataatttaaaatataaagcgaCCCGTAACTCAAGAACattctattaattataatttagaaatatatagttatgaatacaaaataattttaaataactttcaactgataagaaaaataatagtgtATAAAATGActtgaagtaaatataaacatttcctTCCTCCTGTCTATTTCTTCTTCGCACAAATTATCGGCGTATCTACTCTCtacaagtaatatatatgaatactgACTTTGCAAAAATTTgtttcgaataaaaaaaatatattcataatggAAACGGATACATCACAATTGAGAGCTTCATCCGTttagaaatcatttaaaaaaatcaacttaTCTCGTCCTGACCTACGGCATAGACAATGTGAATAATTCCTTCCATATATCTTCCATTAATTGCTGCCGACGTCTGACTAATGCGGGGTCAAACGGCGGCTAatctaattattatgaatgtcATGTtatattcgtatttatttgcattattaatatatgcatgaatcatattataataaatttattaaatcatccACAACTTCGGATACGGgagaaatataacaattttgtattattccCGTTCTATTCCCTagcatttataacataataagccatattaaataatctctATCTAAATatccatatataatataaatagtatttgtaatattgaaaaccATCGTaagcaaaataattgtaaatcccttgtttttttaatctgtgaaaATGGCAATCTATTCGATTTGCCAGTGTCAAGGATGTCGTGTGTAATGTTACATAAGAGAAATTAACAGATAaactaacataataatatcaaaaaaaaaacatcaaggTAAAACCTTTTTGGTGTTGAATCTGTATTAATTATCTCTTATTGAATTgctataaacataacaaattttCTAATAGATTTCACTggcaacaatttattttacaagtaaAAATTGCTTCTAAACCTTGGACGAGTGAAACTTAATCGATTAGCTATCCATTTAGTAATCAATGAGGGtagcattttaattattaaaaaaaatatatatatatataaatcattgtattattaattgctTCTAATTTTGTTTCGTAAAACTAGTAATACATaatgcaattatattttttaacgttcATTTTATGACGCGTTTTGGCGCGATTTCTTATAACCATAACTTTATGCGTCGCTTAATCTGTGGACCGTGTTTGTTTCCGTCGTACTCCGTGAGATGTAACACAAGTCATAAACAGGTTTAATTGTCTCCGACAGGAAGCCGGGATCAAACAATAATGAACATTGATTGCTTCGTCCAATCAAAGTGAGACAGATGTTGTTAATTAGAACTTACttcaatattaacaatatgtaCATAGCTGAGCAATGAAATAagtataatctttattaataattaaaatgttatatgtcGACagtgtttttaaatcttttgataattttcacaatcaattatattatttttaatggaacTATTAAAGACAGATTATAGAGTATactgaagaaaattatatcgCTTTCCTAAATAGTTCATACTAGTATgcaaataagaattaatattttttcttatatcagTTGAAAGCtacttaaaagtaataattcacATGTTTTTCTATGCTTCATGtcaatttcatattatgaaatacgCAAAAAAGTCTTTAAAGCAATTATTACTGGTTGGTTACATTcacatgtataaaaaaaaaaaaaacaacagtgCTAGTATTGTTAACGCCTCATCGTGCGACTAAATACGGacgataattataattttttttgttattatgaaaTCACATAAAttctactttttaataaacacgttcagtaattatttttacaacgcAAAACTTCAAAGTCCTAGTTGCAACTGCTGAAACtgggtttatataaaaattgtttataacatattatgatAAAGTAATCGAAATGGTTTTTTAGACTCAATTCTTTTTACTGGCAATCTGGGTCAGATTGACAGTCTACAAATCAAAGTAAGTATTTCTGTACATAAGTTTAGTTCCTGAACGTAACGACATATTTGAACATTACTGTTagtcgattttattattacgatttcaaaaattacactaattaaaacattatatatgtttgttactAATAAGTAAACTAATTTTaagcaaaacaaaaacacCCAAAACTAAGTAATAACTTAGTTTTGAgtgcttttaaaattagttatatacTTATCTCTTCATATGACTGCTGTTTGATAATCAGAGAGTATAAATGTGTctcgtaataatttatttatttaagtacgaaaagaagaaatagttacagtattataaaataaatgtgatgcacaaaggataattTACCTCTTAAAAGAGATATCTGTACGTTATTATGGTGggaagaattttttattgaaaattcataattaaaaatcta encodes:
- the LOC133318893 gene encoding protein snakeskin, coding for MVSVQTIATIVVKVFKIVLNIVILVLYRTGYNGEFLGVGGTWNLNEEKNPDAEIVASGVIVGYLIYTLVQVVTFLFGTTEHKRAMSEIVMNFIGVFLWIAVGAVALHYWGGYQGEHQFQFVFAEKQVGLAVGALCVIQGAVYLLDTALSVIHFTKEM